Proteins encoded in a region of the Suncus etruscus isolate mSunEtr1 chromosome 1, mSunEtr1.pri.cur, whole genome shotgun sequence genome:
- the TOMM5 gene encoding mitochondrial import receptor subunit TOM5 homolog yields MFRIEGLAPKLDPEEMKRKMREDVISSIRNFLIYVALLRVTPFILKKLDSI; encoded by the exons ATGTTCCGAATCGAGGGCCTCGCGCCGAAGCTGGACCCGGAGGAGATGAAGCGCAAGATGCGCGAGGATGTGATTTCCTCCATCCGGAACTTCCTCATCTACGTGGCCCTGCTCCGAGTCA CTCCTTTTATCTTAAAGAAGCTGGACAGCATATGA